The following are encoded together in the Tripterygium wilfordii isolate XIE 37 chromosome 18, ASM1340144v1, whole genome shotgun sequence genome:
- the LOC119984134 gene encoding probable fructokinase-7 produces the protein MAANDASGDHKNASNVEGGSHDNYSLVICFGEMLIDFVPTVNGVSLAEAPAFTKAPGGAPANVAVGISRLGGSSAFIGKVGDDEFGYMLSDILKQNSVNNSGVRYEPTARTALSFVTLRADGEREFLFFRHPSADMLLHEAELDINLLKQARIFHYGSISLIAEPCRSAQHAAISIAKKSGSILSYDPNLRLALWPSPEAARENIMSIWDQADIIKINEDEISFLTGGDDPNDDNVVLEKLFHPNLKLLIVTEGSEGCRYYTQEFKGRVPGIKVKAIDTTGAGDAFVSGILNNLASDVNLFRDEKRLREALLFANACGAITTTERGAIPALPTRQAVLQLLSKAAA, from the exons ATGGCTGCTAATGATGCTTCAG GTGACCATAAAAATGCTTCAAATGTGGAAGGAGGGTCCCATGATAACTATTCACTAGTTATTTGCTTTGGGGAAATGTTGATTGATTTTGTGCCAACAGTGAATGGAGTTTCTCTAGCTGAAGCACCTGCATTCACAAAGGCTCCTGGCGGTGCTCCTGCTAACGTCGCTGTTGGCATATCTAGACTTGGAGGTTCATCAGCATTTATAGGCAAG GTTGGTGATGATGAATTTGGGTACATGTTGTCTGACATTTTGAAGCAAAATAGCGTCAACAATTCCGGTGTTCGATACGAACCTACTGCCAGGACAGCTCTGTCATTTGTCACTCTTAGAGCTGATGGTGAACGTGAATTCTTGTTTTTTCGTCATCCAAGTGCAGATATGCTTCTTCATGAAGCAGAACTTGATATAAACCTTCTTAAGCAG GCCAGGATCTTTCATTATGGTTCTATCAGTTTGATTGCGGAACCATGCAGGTCGGCTCAACATGCTGCAATTAGCATTGCCAAGAAGTCTGGTAGTATCCTTTCTTATGATCCAAACTTGAGATTGGCATTATGGCCATCACCAGAAGCTGCAAGGGAGAACATAATGAGTATATGGGATCAAGCGGATATTATTAAG ATAAACGAGGACGAAATTTCATTCTTAACTGGAGGTGATGATCCTAATGATGATAACGTGGTGTTGGAGAAGCTTTTCCATCCTAATCTTAAGCTTTTGATTGTAACTGAAGGATCAGAAGGTTGTAGATACTACACCCAG GAATTCAAGGGAAGGGTTCCTGGTATCAAAGTGAAAGCTATTGACACAACTGGTGCCGGGGATGCATTTGTCAGTGGGATATTGAACAACTTAGCTTCTGACGTAAATCTGTTTCGG GATGAGAAGCGGTTAAGGGAAGCATTGCTTTTTGCTAATGCCTGTGGCGCCATCACAACAACAGAGAGAGGCGCAATTCCTGCATTGCCAACAAGACAAGCGGTCCTACAACTCTTATCCAAAGCAGCTGCTTGA